In a single window of the Candidatus Zymogenaceae bacterium genome:
- the frr gene encoding ribosome recycling factor: MMQEVLEELRQGMDKSIDSFNSELAKVRTGRASTALLDGIKVDYYGTPTPLNQLATISAPESRLITIQPWDINSIGEIEKAIMKSDLGLTPQNDGKIIRITIPTLTEERRKELVKLVKNMAEDYRVALRNQRRDSNDFLKELKKEKEISEDDFFRLQDRVQEVTDEYVKKVDELVKQKEQEIMEI, from the coding sequence ATAATGCAAGAGGTTCTGGAAGAGTTACGACAGGGCATGGATAAATCAATCGATTCGTTCAATTCCGAGCTTGCCAAGGTGCGTACGGGCCGTGCGTCCACGGCGCTCCTTGACGGGATCAAGGTCGACTATTACGGTACTCCCACACCTCTGAACCAGCTGGCGACGATCTCGGCCCCGGAAAGCCGTCTGATCACCATTCAGCCTTGGGATATCAACTCCATCGGCGAGATCGAAAAGGCGATAATGAAGTCCGACCTGGGCCTAACGCCCCAGAATGACGGGAAAATCATTCGCATCACCATTCCGACCCTCACCGAGGAACGCAGGAAAGAGCTGGTCAAACTGGTCAAGAATATGGCGGAGGACTACCGGGTGGCCCTTCGCAACCAGCGTCGGGACAGCAACGATTTCCTCAAAGAGCTTAAAAAAGAAAAAGAAATCTCCGAGGACGACTTCTTCCGACTCCAGGACAGGGTACAGGAAGTAACCGACGAGTATGTAAAGAAGGTCGACGAGCTGGTGAAACAAAAAGAACAAGAAATAATGGAGATATAA
- a CDS encoding UMP kinase, producing MTTSAYKRVLLKLSGEVLAGEDPFGINHRAITYITGEVKAAAQTGVQMALVVGGGNIFRGVEVAADSGGMNRTVGDHMGMLATVINSLALQSYLERAGLETRVQSAIEIQAVAESYIRRRAVRHLEKGRIVIFAGGTGNPYFTTDTAASLRAMEIDAEVLLKATKVDGVYDKDPMVHADAVMFDTLTYLEALNRGLRVMDSTALSLCMDNKFPIVVFNLLKAGNVKNVISGKHIGTIVRGEE from the coding sequence ATTACCACATCCGCCTACAAACGGGTTCTCCTCAAGCTTTCCGGCGAAGTGCTGGCGGGCGAGGACCCCTTCGGCATCAACCACCGGGCCATCACCTACATCACCGGTGAGGTGAAGGCGGCGGCCCAAACCGGCGTTCAGATGGCGCTGGTCGTGGGCGGGGGTAACATTTTTCGTGGGGTGGAGGTGGCGGCGGATTCGGGCGGGATGAATCGTACCGTGGGCGACCATATGGGAATGCTCGCGACGGTGATAAACTCGCTTGCCCTGCAGTCATATCTCGAACGGGCGGGCCTCGAAACCCGGGTACAGTCGGCCATCGAAATACAGGCGGTTGCCGAATCCTACATCAGGAGACGCGCCGTCAGGCATCTGGAAAAGGGGAGAATCGTCATCTTCGCCGGCGGGACCGGGAATCCCTACTTCACCACGGATACCGCGGCGTCCCTTCGGGCCATGGAGATCGACGCGGAGGTACTCCTGAAGGCCACGAAGGTGGACGGCGTGTATGACAAGGACCCGATGGTTCATGCGGACGCCGTCATGTTCGACACCCTCACCTATCTGGAGGCCCTGAATCGCGGTTTGAGGGTGATGGACTCCACGGCCCTGTCATTATGTATGGACAACAAGTTTCCAATCGTCGTCTTTAACCTGCTGAAAGCCGGAAACGTCAAAAACGTCATCTCCGGAAAACATATTGGGACAATCGTGAGAGGTGAGGAATAA
- the secA gene encoding preprotein translocase subunit SecA: protein MLSGLLRKIFGSQNERELKRIIPLVEDINDLEPEVMSLTDVELRARTEQFKKRLEEGWSLDDLLPEAFAVVREASRRVLGLRHFDVQLIGGIVLHHGKIAEMKTGEGKTLVATLSAYLNALTGRGVYIVTVNDYLARRDREWMGRIFEFLGLTVGVILHDMDDAARKEAYASDVVYGTNNEFGFDYLRDNMKYDLSHYVQREPFYAIVDEVDSILIDEARTPLIISSQVEQDLHQYDQLKPVIKKLVSRQKEAIAAIFNRAMSAEKDDEDEGMFLNLIKVEKGDPKNKRFLKYTADNKSTKKEMMRWESLYTRDKMTSEFETGLYYIFSDKEHNVSFTEQGQAVIRESVGELFDGMDINEEYIKIEQDESLSPQQREEKKKKIGAEFEDKSLKIHNMSQLLKAYTLFERDVEYVVHNDEVIIVDQFTGRMMPGRRFSDGLHQALEAKEGVTIAKATRTVATVTLQNYFRLFEKLAGMTGTADTEAEEFAKVYELQVMVIPTNKPLRRDEFSDVIYKTENGKFLAVADEIAELHGEGQPVLVGTTSIDKSEKLSRLLKLRKIPHQVLNAKHHEREAEIVAGAGQRGSVTIATNMAGRGTDIVLGDEVPDLGGLHIIGTERHESRRIDNQLRGRAGRQGDPGSSQFYLSLEDDLLRIFGADRITSVMDRMGMQEGESIEHGLLTRAIESAQTKVEANNFGIRKNLLEYDDVMNKQRETIYRRRREILSEDDIAEDILEMIEEKVDEIIYTFTDGKGYLEDWDSIGLAESVLRFFSIAIDPSDPKLSDIPRDEFHEWLLDRVLSVYKAKEEHIEPQLMRRLEKIIMLQSLDTAWREHLEGMDQLKEGIGLRAYGQRNPLIEYQREGYDLFQEMGESVKGDVIAKLFRVQVARDEAQRQDLQRDRMNLVHRSVTDTMSRTAAAESGEGLPQSRPEMRPPGEKQKTVVREGEKVGRNDPCPCGSGKKYKKCCGVTAATG from the coding sequence ATGCTGAGCGGTCTTTTACGGAAGATATTCGGCTCGCAGAATGAGCGGGAGCTCAAACGCATCATTCCGCTTGTTGAGGATATAAACGACCTGGAACCGGAGGTGATGTCGCTGACCGACGTGGAACTCAGGGCCAGGACGGAACAGTTCAAAAAGCGGCTGGAAGAGGGATGGAGTCTGGACGATCTGCTGCCCGAGGCGTTCGCCGTGGTGCGGGAGGCGTCCCGCCGGGTTTTGGGCCTCCGGCATTTCGACGTCCAGCTTATCGGCGGCATCGTCCTGCACCACGGAAAAATCGCCGAGATGAAGACCGGCGAGGGGAAGACGCTCGTGGCGACCCTCTCCGCCTACCTGAACGCCCTGACCGGACGGGGCGTCTATATTGTGACCGTCAACGACTACCTTGCCCGGCGGGACCGCGAATGGATGGGCCGGATTTTCGAGTTTCTGGGATTGACCGTGGGCGTCATCCTCCACGATATGGACGACGCCGCACGGAAAGAGGCGTATGCCTCTGATGTGGTGTACGGTACCAATAACGAGTTCGGCTTCGATTACCTCCGGGACAACATGAAGTACGATCTGTCGCACTACGTTCAGCGGGAGCCCTTTTATGCCATCGTGGATGAGGTGGACTCCATCCTCATCGACGAGGCCCGGACGCCGCTGATCATCTCCAGCCAGGTGGAGCAGGACCTGCACCAGTACGATCAGCTCAAGCCGGTCATCAAGAAGCTGGTCTCCCGCCAGAAGGAGGCGATCGCCGCGATCTTCAATAGGGCCATGAGCGCCGAAAAGGATGACGAAGACGAGGGGATGTTCCTCAATCTCATCAAGGTGGAAAAGGGGGATCCCAAGAACAAGCGGTTTTTGAAGTATACGGCGGACAATAAATCCACAAAAAAGGAGATGATGCGCTGGGAGAGCCTCTACACCCGGGACAAGATGACCTCAGAATTCGAGACGGGGCTCTACTACATCTTTTCGGACAAGGAGCACAACGTCTCCTTTACCGAACAGGGACAGGCCGTCATCAGAGAGTCGGTGGGCGAGCTCTTCGACGGCATGGACATCAACGAGGAATACATCAAGATAGAGCAGGACGAATCCCTTTCGCCTCAACAGAGAGAGGAGAAAAAGAAAAAGATCGGCGCCGAATTTGAAGATAAGTCGCTCAAGATACACAACATGTCCCAATTGCTGAAGGCCTATACCCTCTTCGAGCGGGACGTGGAATATGTGGTGCACAACGACGAGGTGATCATCGTGGACCAGTTCACCGGGCGCATGATGCCCGGACGCCGGTTCAGCGACGGACTTCACCAGGCCCTTGAGGCCAAGGAGGGGGTGACCATCGCCAAGGCCACCCGCACCGTCGCTACCGTGACCCTCCAGAACTATTTTCGGCTCTTCGAGAAGCTGGCGGGCATGACCGGTACCGCGGACACCGAGGCAGAGGAATTCGCCAAGGTCTATGAGCTGCAGGTGATGGTCATCCCCACCAACAAGCCGCTCAGGAGGGATGAGTTCTCGGACGTTATATACAAGACGGAAAACGGGAAGTTCCTGGCCGTGGCCGACGAGATCGCCGAGCTTCACGGTGAGGGGCAGCCGGTGCTGGTCGGCACCACGTCGATTGACAAATCGGAAAAGCTCTCGCGCCTGTTGAAGCTGAGGAAAATACCGCACCAGGTACTCAACGCCAAGCATCACGAGCGGGAGGCGGAGATCGTCGCCGGGGCGGGGCAGCGGGGAAGCGTCACCATCGCCACCAACATGGCGGGCCGCGGCACCGACATCGTCCTGGGTGACGAAGTGCCGGATTTGGGCGGTCTTCATATCATCGGCACCGAGCGCCACGAGAGCCGGCGCATCGACAACCAGCTTCGGGGCCGGGCGGGCCGGCAGGGCGATCCGGGATCGTCCCAGTTCTATCTCTCGTTGGAAGACGACCTCCTCAGGATATTCGGGGCCGACCGCATCACGTCCGTCATGGACCGGATGGGCATGCAGGAGGGGGAATCCATCGAGCACGGTCTTCTGACCAGGGCCATCGAAAGCGCCCAGACGAAGGTCGAGGCGAACAACTTCGGCATCCGGAAGAATCTCCTGGAATACGACGACGTGATGAACAAGCAGCGGGAAACCATCTATCGGCGCCGCCGGGAAATTCTGAGTGAGGACGACATCGCGGAAGACATCCTGGAGATGATCGAAGAGAAGGTGGACGAGATTATCTATACCTTTACCGACGGGAAGGGCTACCTGGAGGATTGGGACTCTATTGGTCTCGCGGAATCGGTTCTCAGGTTCTTCTCCATCGCCATCGATCCCTCCGATCCGAAGCTCTCCGACATACCACGGGATGAATTTCACGAATGGCTGCTGGATCGGGTGCTCTCGGTCTATAAGGCAAAGGAAGAGCACATCGAGCCGCAGCTGATGCGCCGCCTGGAAAAAATTATCATGCTTCAGAGCCTTGATACCGCGTGGCGGGAACATCTGGAGGGCATGGATCAGCTCAAGGAGGGCATCGGCCTGCGCGCCTACGGTCAGAGAAATCCCCTTATCGAGTATCAGCGGGAGGGATATGATCTTTTTCAGGAGATGGGCGAGAGCGTCAAGGGGGATGTGATCGCGAAGCTCTTCCGGGTGCAGGTGGCCCGGGATGAGGCTCAGCGTCAGGACCTGCAGCGGGACCGCATGAACCTGGTGCATCGATCCGTGACGGATACCATGTCCCGGACGGCGGCGGCCGAGAGCGGGGAGGGACTCCCGCAGTCCCGCCCAGAGATGCGTCCGCCGGGGGAAAAGCAGAAGACCGTCGTCCGTGAGGGAGAAAAGGTGGGCAGAAACGATCCGTGCCCCTGCGGCAGCGGGAAGAAATACAAGAAATGCTGCGGCGTCACCGCAGCGACGGGATAA
- a CDS encoding peptidoglycan DD-metalloendopeptidase family protein: MLKKRYFTIMVVPQKADRVRKIRISNYLLYTLSVIALGILITASVMLYNYMDIYTKAREVTELREKNRELRDQIQEFSLKIEDLNEQMDKISQFDEKLRIITNIGEFGEGEEIFGIGGPIMEGGESVTELDKRHDSLIKEIRVDLENLQEESKIREESLQELLSYLEDQKNLLNSTPSVWPTRGFVTSGFGYRRSPYTKTLKMHEGLDIANKTGTNITATADGVVVFAGIESGYGKMLTIDHGYGLMTRYGHLDTILVKEGDRVSRGDKLGTVGCTGLCTGPHLHYEVRVNGVPVNPMNYILN, from the coding sequence ATGCTGAAAAAAAGATACTTTACCATCATGGTCGTACCCCAGAAGGCCGACCGGGTTCGTAAAATCCGCATTTCCAATTATCTCCTCTATACCCTCTCGGTCATTGCCCTGGGTATTCTCATCACCGCCAGCGTCATGCTCTATAACTACATGGATATTTATACGAAGGCGAGGGAGGTGACGGAGCTTCGAGAAAAGAACCGCGAGCTGCGGGATCAAATCCAGGAGTTCTCGTTGAAGATCGAGGACCTGAACGAACAGATGGACAAGATCAGTCAGTTCGACGAGAAGCTGCGTATTATCACCAACATCGGCGAGTTCGGTGAGGGCGAGGAGATTTTCGGCATAGGCGGCCCGATCATGGAGGGGGGGGAGAGCGTGACCGAGCTCGACAAGCGGCACGATTCCCTCATCAAGGAGATTCGCGTCGACCTGGAAAATCTCCAGGAGGAATCAAAGATACGGGAGGAGAGCCTCCAGGAGCTGCTGAGCTATCTGGAGGATCAGAAGAACCTCCTCAACTCCACGCCGTCGGTCTGGCCCACCCGAGGATTCGTCACGTCCGGCTTCGGATACCGGCGCTCTCCCTATACAAAGACCCTCAAGATGCACGAGGGGCTTGACATCGCCAACAAGACCGGCACAAACATCACGGCGACCGCGGACGGCGTGGTGGTATTCGCCGGGATCGAGAGCGGGTACGGCAAGATGCTCACCATCGACCACGGATACGGCCTGATGACCCGGTATGGCCATCTCGATACGATTCTGGTCAAGGAGGGGGATCGGGTCAGCCGGGGGGACAAGCTGGGCACCGTGGGCTGTACGGGATTGTGCACCGGCCCGCACCTCCATTATGAGGTCCGGGTAAACGGCGTTCCGGTCAATCCGATGAACTATATTCTCAACTGA
- the argJ gene encoding bifunctional glutamate N-acetyltransferase/amino-acid acetyltransferase ArgJ has protein sequence MSDAEHFVCPGFRAAGCACGIKKNGDADLALIAADEPATAAAVFTKNRVKAAPILVASERVEGGRTRAVLINSGNANACTGEGGLSAARKVTRAVADILGCVEELVVPASTGVIGALLPVDPVLSSLDGLNRALSPTGFVDAARAIMTTDTFPKLSRRSVLVGDREYSVLGFAKGAGMIRPDMATMLSFVVTDAPISKGMLQHALGDAVNGTFNTVTVDGDTSTNDMALALAGGRGDPLSGAGMDTWCEGLFGVLSELSGMIVKDGEGATKCVTVIVRGAPDTHTARHAAFAVAESPLVKTAFFGGDPNWGRIMGALGMVPGDFDPNRADISINDVPVAVDGLGAGAEAERAAAGIMAGPEFSVHIDLKSGNGSFSVMTTDLSCDYVRINADYRS, from the coding sequence ATGAGTGACGCGGAGCATTTTGTCTGTCCCGGATTTCGGGCGGCGGGGTGTGCATGCGGGATCAAGAAAAACGGGGATGCTGACCTGGCCCTGATCGCCGCCGATGAACCGGCGACAGCCGCCGCGGTGTTCACAAAGAACCGCGTGAAGGCGGCGCCGATCCTGGTGGCCTCGGAGAGGGTCGAGGGGGGACGGACCCGGGCGGTACTAATAAACAGCGGAAACGCCAACGCCTGCACCGGCGAGGGGGGTCTCTCGGCCGCGCGGAAGGTTACCCGTGCCGTGGCGGATATCCTGGGATGTGTGGAGGAACTCGTGGTGCCCGCCTCCACCGGCGTCATCGGCGCTCTATTGCCGGTTGACCCGGTTCTCTCCTCCCTTGATGGGCTCAACCGTGCCCTTTCTCCCACGGGATTCGTCGATGCGGCCCGGGCGATCATGACCACCGATACGTTCCCGAAATTGTCCCGCCGTTCGGTGCTCGTCGGGGATCGTGAATACAGTGTTCTCGGCTTCGCCAAGGGCGCGGGCATGATCCGTCCGGACATGGCGACGATGCTCTCTTTCGTCGTCACCGATGCCCCGATTTCAAAAGGCATGCTGCAGCATGCTCTGGGAGACGCCGTCAACGGCACGTTCAACACCGTCACCGTGGACGGCGATACCAGCACCAACGACATGGCACTGGCCTTGGCCGGGGGACGGGGGGATCCGCTTTCCGGGGCCGGGATGGACACATGGTGTGAGGGTCTTTTCGGCGTCCTCTCGGAGCTTTCCGGGATGATCGTCAAAGACGGTGAGGGGGCGACGAAGTGCGTCACCGTGATCGTGAGAGGCGCTCCCGATACTCACACCGCGCGGCACGCCGCCTTCGCCGTGGCGGAGTCTCCCCTGGTCAAGACCGCCTTTTTCGGCGGCGACCCGAACTGGGGGCGCATCATGGGGGCGCTGGGGATGGTACCCGGCGATTTCGACCCGAACCGGGCCGATATTTCCATCAATGATGTGCCGGTGGCTGTGGATGGTCTGGGAGCCGGCGCCGAGGCGGAACGGGCTGCGGCCGGCATTATGGCGGGCCCGGAGTTCAGCGTACATATCGATCTGAAGTCGGGTAACGGCTCGTTTTCGGTCATGACCACCGATCTTTCGTGCGATTATGTGAGGATAAATGCAGATTACAGAAGCTGA
- the tsf gene encoding translation elongation factor Ts, with protein MEISAKMVKDLRDKTGAGMMDCKSALSEAGGDMEKAVDILRTKGLSKAAKRAGRAANEGVIGSYIHMGGKIGVMVEVNCESDFVASNEDFQAFVKDVAMHIAASSPLFVTKDEVPDEMLEREKDIYRAQAKESGKPDKVIDKIIEGKIGKYYTEVCLLEQPFVKDTDITVQDYLNNIIATIGENIIIRRFVRYQMGEETD; from the coding sequence ATGGAAATCAGTGCGAAAATGGTCAAAGACCTGAGAGATAAAACCGGTGCAGGCATGATGGACTGCAAATCCGCCCTCTCCGAGGCCGGGGGCGACATGGAGAAGGCCGTCGATATTCTGAGGACGAAGGGCCTCTCCAAGGCGGCAAAAAGGGCCGGGCGGGCGGCCAACGAGGGCGTTATCGGCTCATATATTCACATGGGTGGGAAGATCGGCGTCATGGTGGAGGTCAACTGCGAGTCGGACTTCGTCGCCAGCAACGAGGACTTTCAGGCCTTTGTAAAGGACGTCGCCATGCATATCGCCGCGTCCAGTCCCCTCTTCGTCACGAAAGACGAGGTCCCGGACGAGATGCTCGAGCGGGAGAAGGATATCTATCGCGCGCAGGCGAAGGAATCCGGAAAGCCCGACAAGGTGATCGATAAGATCATCGAGGGGAAGATCGGCAAGTATTACACGGAGGTCTGTCTCTTGGAGCAGCCCTTCGTCAAGGATACGGATATCACCGTTCAGGATTACCTGAACAATATCATCGCCACCATCGGTGAGAACATCATCATTCGACGTTTCGTCCGCTACCAGATGGGCGAAGAAACAGACTAA
- the uppS gene encoding di-trans,poly-cis-decaprenylcistransferase → MDGNGRWATDRDLKRVEGHRRGSEVVKKIIDFSKDIGIEVLTLYAFSEENWHRPHEEVTALMDILANYLSSEFERMVNEGLRLHTIGRIDKLPGNVQDIINAGKKVTKKNTGMVFNLALSYGSREEIVRALREIAEDVRRGEILPDDIDEALISSHLYTNDLPDPDLLIRTSGEFRVSNFLLYQIAYTEIFITKTLWPDFTVEEYTEILKDYAGRERRFGRTGEQVREDGDR, encoded by the coding sequence ATGGATGGAAACGGACGATGGGCCACGGATCGCGACCTCAAGCGTGTCGAGGGACACCGACGGGGAAGCGAAGTCGTAAAAAAGATCATCGATTTCAGCAAAGATATCGGCATCGAGGTCCTGACACTGTATGCCTTCTCAGAGGAAAACTGGCACCGCCCCCATGAAGAGGTCACGGCCCTGATGGATATTCTGGCGAATTACCTGAGCTCGGAATTCGAGCGGATGGTGAATGAGGGGCTGAGGCTCCACACCATCGGGAGAATAGACAAGCTCCCCGGGAATGTCCAGGATATCATCAACGCCGGCAAGAAGGTCACGAAGAAAAACACCGGGATGGTCTTCAACCTCGCCCTCTCGTACGGCTCTCGGGAGGAGATCGTCAGGGCCCTTCGTGAAATAGCCGAAGATGTCCGCCGGGGAGAAATCCTCCCGGATGATATCGACGAAGCCCTGATCTCGAGCCATCTCTATACCAACGATCTGCCTGATCCGGACCTGCTCATCCGGACCAGCGGTGAGTTTCGCGTGTCCAATTTCCTGCTGTATCAGATCGCGTACACGGAAATATTTATAACCAAAACCCTCTGGCCGGATTTTACCGTAGAGGAATACACGGAGATACTCAAAGACTACGCCGGGAGGGAGCGACGGTTCGGTCGCACCGGAGAGCAGGTGCGCGAGGACGGAGACCGGTAA
- a CDS encoding amino acid permease, whose product MSEKSVLGLKRVLGLKEVVAIEVGQTIGAGVFAMTGIAIGICGAGLPLAYALAVIPVALLMLPLAFLGAAIPTVGGNYTYPSRLVSPMAAFMGIWIYALGAFFGFFPLYAITMVEYLKAFFPEISVTIWSVVFLTVFYVINLFGVRLAAQLQGIFVLILLSALLMYMTKGIPAVSLDYFSILFPLGGMSVLSAAALLTFPYLGANAVIELGGEIKNPARVIPVSLVISISLVFVIYVIMSVVAVGVTDWTFCADQPLTESARVFLSGGALVYFIVAGALLAIATTLNATFMWGTKSLMIIGRDRLMPQVLTRVNTRFGTPHYLLTAIWLCAVAAVVSGLPVKAFAIYASIGGLVVFIPVLIAAIVLPKKLPDRYEASPLKIPVWLLIVSVVLGIVLFMGATVSLFDELIRTSMFMTWFFVFWVCLGIGYYLTVKAWLKRRGFDLSALTQDVDF is encoded by the coding sequence GTGTCTGAAAAAAGTGTATTGGGTCTCAAGCGTGTGCTCGGGCTCAAGGAAGTGGTCGCCATCGAAGTGGGTCAGACCATCGGGGCCGGTGTGTTTGCAATGACCGGCATCGCCATCGGCATATGCGGCGCGGGTCTTCCCCTGGCCTATGCGCTGGCGGTGATACCGGTCGCGCTTCTGATGCTTCCCCTGGCGTTCCTTGGCGCGGCGATACCCACCGTGGGCGGCAACTATACCTATCCCAGCAGGCTGGTCTCGCCCATGGCGGCATTCATGGGGATATGGATTTACGCTCTCGGCGCGTTTTTCGGCTTTTTTCCCCTCTATGCAATCACCATGGTCGAGTACCTCAAGGCTTTTTTCCCGGAGATATCCGTCACGATCTGGTCCGTCGTATTCCTGACCGTTTTTTACGTCATCAATCTCTTCGGCGTGCGTCTTGCCGCCCAGCTCCAGGGGATCTTCGTGCTGATTCTCCTTTCCGCCCTGCTGATGTACATGACCAAGGGGATACCCGCGGTGTCCCTGGATTACTTCTCGATACTCTTCCCCCTGGGAGGCATGTCCGTTCTCTCGGCGGCGGCGCTTCTGACCTTTCCCTATCTGGGGGCGAACGCGGTCATCGAGCTGGGAGGGGAGATCAAGAATCCGGCCCGGGTCATCCCGGTGTCCCTGGTCATTTCGATATCCCTGGTGTTTGTCATATACGTAATCATGAGTGTCGTGGCGGTGGGGGTGACGGACTGGACGTTCTGCGCCGACCAGCCGCTGACCGAATCGGCCCGAGTGTTTCTGAGCGGCGGAGCGCTCGTCTATTTCATAGTGGCTGGTGCGCTCCTGGCGATCGCCACCACCCTGAACGCCACCTTTATGTGGGGTACCAAGTCACTTATGATCATCGGCAGGGATCGCCTCATGCCCCAGGTCCTGACCCGGGTCAATACGCGCTTCGGGACGCCGCACTATCTCCTGACGGCCATATGGCTGTGCGCCGTGGCGGCGGTGGTCAGCGGGCTGCCGGTCAAGGCGTTCGCCATATACGCGTCCATCGGCGGTTTGGTGGTCTTCATTCCGGTCTTGATCGCGGCGATCGTCCTGCCGAAGAAGCTTCCCGACCGCTACGAGGCGTCGCCTTTGAAGATACCGGTATGGCTCCTCATCGTCAGCGTAGTGCTGGGGATCGTGCTCTTTATGGGCGCCACGGTATCCCTCTTTGACGAGCTGATACGGACGAGCATGTTTATGACCTGGTTTTTCGTCTTCTGGGTGTGTCTGGGGATCGGCTACTACCTGACGGTGAAGGCATGGCTGAAGCGGAGGGGATTCGACCTGTCGGCACTGACACAAGATGTAGATTTCTAA
- the rpsB gene encoding 30S ribosomal protein S2, giving the protein MSAVTMKELLEAGVHFGHQTKRWNPKMKPYIFGARNGIYIIDLQKTIAEFDKAYQFISKVAFSGGTILYVGTKRQAQQAIMEEAIRAGMHYVTGRWLGGTLTNFVTIKNSIDRLKRLEVFLNDEAAEALTKKERLGRTREMEKLNKNLGGIKEMTKLPDAVFVVDPRKERIAVNEAKKLGIPVIAVIDTNCDPDPIDYIIPGNDDAIRSIRLFSSKLTNAIIQGRQQSKREVAPDTGEEPDKADEAQETKAEEKPEPEAAETNEAETVPDDSPEEKDE; this is encoded by the coding sequence ATGAGTGCAGTTACAATGAAGGAACTTCTGGAGGCCGGTGTGCATTTCGGCCACCAGACGAAACGCTGGAATCCGAAGATGAAGCCGTACATCTTCGGCGCCCGAAACGGCATCTACATCATCGATCTGCAAAAAACCATCGCGGAATTCGATAAGGCCTACCAGTTTATCTCAAAAGTCGCGTTCAGCGGCGGCACAATCCTCTATGTGGGAACCAAGCGCCAGGCCCAGCAGGCGATTATGGAAGAGGCGATACGGGCCGGTATGCACTACGTCACCGGACGGTGGTTGGGCGGAACTCTGACCAACTTCGTGACGATAAAGAACAGCATCGATCGCCTGAAGCGCCTCGAGGTGTTTCTGAATGATGAGGCCGCCGAGGCGTTGACGAAAAAGGAGCGGCTCGGACGCACCCGGGAGATGGAAAAGCTCAACAAGAACCTGGGCGGCATCAAGGAGATGACGAAGCTTCCGGACGCGGTCTTCGTCGTCGATCCCAGAAAAGAGCGTATCGCCGTGAACGAGGCGAAGAAGCTCGGTATCCCGGTCATCGCCGTGATAGATACCAACTGTGATCCGGACCCGATCGACTACATCATCCCCGGCAACGACGACGCCATCCGGTCCATCCGACTCTTTTCCTCGAAGCTGACAAATGCGATCATTCAGGGTCGCCAGCAGTCCAAGCGGGAGGTGGCCCCCGATACGGGCGAGGAGCCGGATAAGGCCGACGAGGCGCAGGAGACAAAAGCCGAGGAGAAGCCGGAGCCGGAAGCGGCGGAGACAAATGAGGCGGAAACCGTCCCGGACGATTCTCCGGAAGAAAAAGACGAATAG
- a CDS encoding prenyltransferase has product MQITEAESRIALIVRAVRVPFFTATLVPISIGAAEAARQGRFDIVLFLACLIGGVLFQASSNVLNDYFDHRGGTDTINRYYNTFSGGSRLIQEEKLSPKETLILGSVLLCVGMCIGIGLTFVSGPRLLIIGGIGVLLVVIYSIDRVGLAYIGRGLGELAIGLGFGPVMILGTCYVLTCGFTEAAWWLSIPTAILIILVLYINGYPDYDADRATGKKTLPVTLGRSAARFGYALGLFLAYAAIVVGVVLDIIPTWSLLALIPMPLAFAAVRELWRVYDDPRAVVGVCAKTILIHLTTGLLIVTGLVLDIYL; this is encoded by the coding sequence ATGCAGATTACAGAAGCTGAAAGCAGGATCGCCCTTATTGTTCGGGCCGTCAGGGTCCCGTTTTTTACCGCAACGCTGGTGCCGATTTCCATCGGGGCCGCAGAGGCCGCCCGACAGGGTCGGTTTGATATCGTGCTTTTTCTCGCGTGTCTCATCGGTGGGGTGCTGTTTCAGGCGTCCTCCAACGTGCTCAACGACTATTTCGATCACCGGGGCGGCACCGATACCATCAACCGGTATTACAATACCTTCTCCGGGGGGAGCCGCCTGATCCAGGAGGAGAAACTCTCGCCGAAGGAAACCCTGATCCTGGGGAGCGTACTGCTGTGTGTAGGGATGTGTATCGGCATCGGGCTGACGTTCGTGTCCGGCCCACGGCTGTTGATCATCGGCGGTATCGGCGTGCTGCTGGTGGTGATCTACTCCATAGACCGTGTGGGCCTCGCCTACATCGGCCGTGGGCTGGGGGAGCTCGCCATCGGCCTCGGATTCGGACCCGTGATGATACTGGGGACCTGTTATGTATTGACCTGTGGCTTTACGGAGGCTGCGTGGTGGCTCTCCATCCCCACGGCGATCCTGATCATCCTGGTGTTGTATATCAACGGCTACCCCGATTACGACGCGGACAGGGCCACCGGCAAAAAGACCCTCCCGGTGACGCTGGGGCGTTCCGCCGCACGCTTCGGATACGCCCTGGGATTGTTTCTTGCGTATGCGGCCATCGTCGTCGGCGTTGTTCTGGATATCATTCCGACCTGGTCTCTCCTCGCCCTGATTCCGATGCCCCTGGCTTTCGCCGCCGTGCGGGAGCTGTGGCGGGTGTATGACGACCCAAGGGCGGTGGTGGGGGTGTGTGCGAAGACCATTCTCATTCATCTGACGACCGGCCTGTTGATCGTCACAGGTCTTGTGCTGGATATATATCTCTGA